In one Nostoc sp. KVJ3 genomic region, the following are encoded:
- a CDS encoding response regulator, which produces MTQISASTLQETPLLLIVEDSNEDFEALQRFLGRSSVAIATYRCVNGEQALAFLYRTGSYIERQNSPRPRLIVLDLNLPGTDGREVLRRIKQDDNLKMIPVVVFTTSNNPKDIEVCYQYGVNSYIVKPINFAQLKRDIQMLVEYWFEVTTLPDLPD; this is translated from the coding sequence ATGACTCAGATTTCAGCCTCCACGCTCCAGGAAACACCACTACTTTTAATTGTAGAGGATAGCAACGAAGACTTTGAGGCACTGCAACGATTTTTAGGGCGGTCTTCCGTTGCGATCGCTACTTATCGGTGCGTGAATGGCGAACAAGCCTTGGCGTTTCTTTATCGGACTGGCAGCTATATCGAGCGCCAAAATTCACCCCGTCCTCGCTTGATTGTCCTTGACTTGAATCTGCCCGGAACCGACGGACGAGAAGTATTGCGCCGAATTAAACAGGATGACAACTTGAAAATGATTCCAGTGGTGGTGTTTACTACCTCTAACAATCCCAAAGATATCGAAGTATGTTATCAATACGGTGTCAACAGTTATATTGTTAAGCCGATCAATTTTGCTCAACTGAAACGAGATATTCAGATGCTCGTGGAGTATTGGTTTGAAGTGACAACGCTGCCTGATTTGCCAGATTAA
- a CDS encoding response regulator: protein MIIALVVDDESDVKLLFQQQFRKEIKGGQIKFYFALSGEEALKYLQSEDMASMVLILSDINMPGMSGLELLKIIKEQYSHLKVFMLTAYGDDKNYQTAMSYGADDYINKPIEFSELKKKVLSFQYL, encoded by the coding sequence ATGATTATTGCCTTAGTTGTAGATGATGAAAGCGATGTTAAATTGTTATTTCAACAACAATTTAGAAAAGAAATTAAAGGAGGTCAAATTAAATTTTACTTTGCACTTTCAGGAGAAGAAGCACTAAAATATCTCCAATCAGAAGACATGGCATCAATGGTACTTATTCTTTCAGATATTAATATGCCAGGCATGAGTGGATTAGAGCTTCTCAAAATTATTAAAGAGCAGTATTCCCATCTTAAAGTGTTTATGCTCACTGCTTATGGGGACGATAAAAACTATCAAACTGCTATGTCTTATGGGGCTGATGATTATATCAACAAGCCTATTGAATTTAGCGAGTTAAAAAAGAAAGTTCTGAGCTTTCAATATCTTTAA
- a CDS encoding sensor histidine kinase — MQIRQKLIIGFLGISLLTGVVGVVAIYQQVEAARQMAILEAENVAETIAAIANQEVEVDKITPPHTAQLQKMVVALHKFKKRDIEIIDKDLKILADVHPQNIGKVFREDEHGEIAQTLKDKLTRFFVEKSQDYQQGIRQIVVPVEIESGETVAVVVLEYTPLYEEMLDQIKPTIYIITASTISCIFFALVLGILISQNISAPLKAVTLIAQEATQQANFDLQAPIMTSDETGQLATSLNQLIRRVKELLTEKEQQTEVLQQANEQLQTTQKQMIAQEKLASLGSLTAGIAHEIRNPLNFINNFAQLSVDLTQELSEELTGQWERLDVDAAENIAEIMSILQTNVSKIEHHGKRAEKIVSNMLLHARSGESKRESTKLNELLEETLNLAYHGMRAKDTSFNITFDKNYDDTISQIEIVPEDINRAFLNIISNACYAMQKKQQEIGSEFSPVIQVRSKNLGDAVEIRIRDNGSGISPEVCDRIFEHFFTTKPTGEGTGLGLSLTYEIIVQQHRGKLDVQSEVGSYAEFIITLPKSQS; from the coding sequence ATGCAAATCAGGCAGAAGCTTATAATTGGTTTCTTAGGTATTTCGTTACTGACTGGAGTGGTTGGCGTTGTTGCTATTTACCAACAGGTAGAGGCGGCTAGGCAAATGGCGATTCTAGAAGCAGAGAACGTGGCAGAAACCATCGCTGCGATCGCTAATCAAGAAGTGGAGGTAGATAAAATCACTCCGCCACATACAGCGCAGCTGCAAAAGATGGTAGTCGCCCTGCATAAGTTCAAGAAACGTGACATTGAAATTATTGATAAAGACCTGAAAATTTTAGCCGATGTTCACCCTCAGAATATTGGAAAAGTCTTTCGGGAAGATGAACACGGAGAGATTGCTCAAACACTTAAAGATAAGTTGACAAGATTTTTTGTCGAAAAAAGTCAAGACTATCAGCAAGGAATCCGGCAAATTGTTGTCCCAGTTGAAATAGAGAGTGGTGAGACTGTTGCAGTCGTTGTCCTAGAGTACACACCACTCTATGAGGAAATGCTAGACCAGATAAAACCTACTATTTATATCATTACAGCATCCACAATTAGTTGCATTTTTTTCGCCCTAGTATTAGGGATACTGATTTCTCAAAATATTTCTGCGCCCTTAAAGGCAGTGACGCTAATTGCTCAAGAAGCCACACAACAAGCTAATTTTGACTTGCAAGCTCCTATTATGACATCTGATGAAACAGGTCAATTAGCAACCTCTCTCAATCAACTTATCCGCCGAGTTAAAGAACTCCTAACCGAAAAAGAGCAACAAACAGAGGTGCTTCAGCAAGCGAATGAACAACTCCAAACCACCCAAAAGCAGATGATTGCTCAAGAAAAACTCGCTTCCTTGGGTTCTCTAACAGCTGGAATTGCTCATGAAATCCGTAATCCTCTCAACTTTATCAACAACTTTGCTCAACTTTCGGTTGATTTGACCCAAGAATTATCAGAAGAACTTACTGGACAATGGGAACGCTTAGATGTAGACGCAGCTGAAAACATTGCAGAGATTATGAGTATCTTACAAACCAATGTCAGCAAAATCGAACATCACGGCAAACGAGCCGAAAAGATTGTTAGCAATATGCTGCTTCATGCGCGCAGTGGTGAGAGTAAGCGGGAATCCACCAAATTAAACGAACTACTCGAAGAGACGCTTAACCTTGCTTATCATGGGATGCGGGCAAAAGATACTTCTTTTAATATAACTTTTGATAAGAATTATGACGATACTATTAGTCAAATCGAAATCGTACCGGAAGATATAAACCGAGCATTTCTCAACATTATCAGCAATGCGTGCTATGCCATGCAGAAAAAACAGCAAGAGATTGGCTCTGAATTTTCCCCCGTAATTCAAGTAAGAAGTAAAAATCTGGGCGATGCCGTTGAAATTCGGATTCGGGATAATGGTTCTGGTATTAGTCCAGAAGTGTGCGATCGCATATTTGAACATTTTTTCACAACCAAGCCAACTGGAGAAGGCACAGGTTTAGGGCTATCACTCACTTACGAAATCATTGTCCAACAGCATCGAGGTAAACTAGACGTGCAATCTGAAGTAGGTAGTTATGCCGAGTTTATCATTACCTTACCCAAAAGTCAAAGTTGA
- a CDS encoding ATP-binding protein, producing the protein MTISAKLLFVDDEPDIQELIRQKFRKQLRQGQYQFIFALNGIEALEKISEHTDLDLVITDMNMPGMDGLTLLSKLKELNPTFKTIVISAGGMENIQKAMNAGAFDFLVKPINLQDLELTIKKTLEFVYQNQTNKQKLQQAEEQLIQSEKMSALGLLVASVAHEINNPVGYISINLKYAAEYVTNILQLLNLYQKEFPYPGEKIEKKIHEIELEYLIEDLPKIFASMQHGTECIRDLSSSLRMFARSDTQTKIAFNLHEGIDNTLLILKHRLKANEHRPMIEVIRDYGELPLVECYPGQLNQVLMNLLSNAIDALEESNHNLSFSEIQMNPNRISISTHLSEDQNWALIHIQDNGVGIPSEAMEKIFEHLFTSKPVGQGTGLGLSISRQIIVEKHGGKLWCKSDPGKVTEFVIELPI; encoded by the coding sequence ATGACTATTTCAGCTAAGTTACTCTTTGTAGATGACGAACCCGACATCCAAGAATTGATTCGCCAAAAATTTAGAAAGCAACTTCGTCAAGGACAATATCAATTTATTTTTGCTTTGAATGGGATAGAAGCCCTGGAAAAAATATCTGAACATACAGATTTAGATTTGGTGATTACTGATATGAATATGCCAGGTATGGATGGTTTAACCTTACTCAGCAAACTCAAGGAATTAAACCCAACCTTTAAAACTATCGTTATCTCGGCTGGAGGCATGGAGAACATTCAAAAAGCCATGAATGCAGGTGCATTTGATTTTTTAGTTAAACCCATCAATCTCCAAGATTTAGAATTGACAATCAAAAAGACCCTTGAATTTGTTTATCAAAACCAAACAAATAAACAAAAATTGCAACAAGCTGAAGAGCAATTAATTCAAAGTGAAAAAATGTCAGCATTGGGTCTGTTGGTTGCATCAGTCGCTCATGAAATTAACAATCCTGTTGGCTATATTTCTATAAATCTAAAATATGCAGCAGAATATGTTACAAATATTTTGCAGCTTTTAAATCTTTATCAGAAGGAGTTTCCGTATCCAGGAGAAAAAATTGAAAAAAAGATTCACGAAATTGAATTGGAATATTTAATAGAAGACTTGCCTAAAATATTTGCCTCAATGCAACATGGGACAGAATGCATTCGCGATCTTAGTAGTTCCTTACGAATGTTTGCACGAAGTGATACTCAAACTAAAATTGCCTTTAATCTTCACGAAGGAATAGATAATACACTACTAATTTTGAAGCATCGCCTAAAAGCAAACGAACATCGTCCGATGATTGAAGTGATTAGAGACTATGGAGAATTACCGTTGGTGGAATGCTATCCTGGACAACTTAATCAGGTGTTGATGAACCTTTTATCTAATGCTATTGATGCTTTAGAAGAAAGCAATCACAACCTTTCCTTTTCCGAAATTCAGATGAATCCTAATCGTATTAGCATTAGCACTCACCTCAGCGAAGATCAAAACTGGGCATTAATTCATATTCAAGATAATGGAGTAGGAATACCATCTGAGGCGATGGAGAAAATCTTTGAACATCTATTTACAAGCAAGCCTGTAGGTCAAGGAACTGGATTAGGGCTATCGATTAGCCGTCAAATTATCGTAGAAAAACACGGTGGTAAGCTTTGGTGTAAATCAGACCCAGGAAAAGTAACAGAATTTGTTATTGAACTGCCAATTTAG
- the pyk gene encoding pyruvate kinase: protein MRRTKIICTVGPATSAPEKLRGLVEAGMNVARLNFSHGAYEFHAQTAQYLRQISTEQQKPIAIMQDLCGPKIRLGTLPPEGLNLEAGTEVTFVLQEKGESIDEIPLPLPTLFAMVRPGEPILINDGRVKLIVTDRDADRIRAQVKTGGLISTHKGVNLPQTPLPVSSITEKDLLDLRFGIQLGVDWVAVSFVRSPQDLEPAKRMIEAAGASIRLIAKIERAEAVESFDSILNVADAIMIARGDLGVEVPIQEVPLIQKDIIRRCNRAGKPVITATQMLESMISAPDPTRAEATDVANSILDGTDAVMLSGETAVGQYPIAAVEMMHNIAVRTEQALDEGSKHAWCHEAGSLSVTESVAESVCRIAYETGSRAILCNTSSGSTARMVSKYRPTSPIIALTPDITTYRQLALSWGVEALLIPPVHNAEEMFTNVVNTVVDMGLANKGDKVVITSGVPIGKSGTTSLIKVHSIGQPISA from the coding sequence ATGCGTCGAACCAAAATCATTTGTACTGTTGGGCCGGCTACATCTGCACCCGAAAAGCTGCGAGGCTTAGTAGAAGCCGGAATGAATGTAGCACGGTTGAATTTCTCCCACGGGGCTTATGAATTCCACGCCCAAACTGCTCAATATCTCAGACAAATTAGCACTGAGCAGCAAAAACCGATCGCAATTATGCAAGACCTTTGTGGCCCGAAGATTCGTTTAGGAACTTTACCACCGGAAGGGTTAAATTTAGAAGCTGGTACTGAAGTTACCTTTGTTTTGCAAGAAAAGGGTGAGAGTATTGACGAAATACCTCTACCATTACCGACTTTGTTCGCAATGGTGCGACCAGGTGAACCGATTTTAATTAATGATGGTCGCGTCAAGTTAATTGTTACCGATCGCGATGCCGATCGCATTCGCGCTCAAGTGAAAACTGGCGGGTTAATTTCTACACATAAAGGAGTAAACTTACCACAAACTCCTTTACCTGTTAGTTCCATCACCGAAAAAGACTTGCTGGATCTGCGCTTTGGGATTCAGTTGGGTGTAGACTGGGTAGCGGTGTCCTTTGTGCGATCGCCACAAGACTTAGAACCCGCCAAGCGAATGATTGAAGCAGCTGGCGCTTCCATCCGCTTAATTGCCAAAATCGAAAGAGCAGAGGCAGTAGAAAGCTTTGATTCTATTTTGAATGTTGCCGACGCAATTATGATTGCTCGTGGCGACTTAGGGGTAGAAGTGCCAATTCAGGAAGTACCCCTGATTCAAAAAGATATTATTCGCCGTTGCAATCGTGCTGGCAAGCCGGTAATTACAGCCACCCAAATGCTAGAGTCGATGATTAGCGCCCCCGATCCCACCCGCGCCGAAGCAACTGATGTAGCCAACTCCATCTTAGATGGTACGGATGCAGTAATGCTTTCTGGTGAAACGGCTGTCGGACAATATCCCATCGCCGCCGTCGAGATGATGCACAATATCGCTGTGCGGACAGAACAGGCTTTAGATGAGGGTAGTAAGCATGCCTGGTGTCATGAAGCAGGGAGTCTGAGCGTTACCGAATCTGTGGCAGAATCTGTGTGTCGCATCGCCTATGAAACAGGCTCACGAGCAATTCTCTGTAACACTTCTTCAGGCAGTACGGCGAGAATGGTTTCTAAATATCGGCCTACTTCTCCCATTATTGCGCTAACCCCTGACATCACCACTTATCGTCAACTAGCCCTTTCTTGGGGTGTGGAAGCTTTGCTAATCCCACCAGTTCACAATGCTGAAGAGATGTTTACCAATGTGGTGAACACAGTTGTGGATATGGGTCTAGCCAATAAGGGCGATAAAGTAGTGATTACCTCTGGCGTTCCAATTGGTAAATCGGGCACAACTAGCTTAATCAAAGTGCATTCCATTGGACAGCCAATTTCGGCATAA
- a CDS encoding transaldolase: protein MSKNLLEQLREVTVVVADTGDIQAIEKFKPQDATTNPSLITAAAQMPEYQGIVDQTLLQAKKDAGAGATQAQIVSLAFDRLAVAFGLKILQIIPGRVSTEVDARLSYDTEATLTKARDLIAQYKAAGVGRDRVLIKIATTWEGIRAAEILEKEGIHCNLTLLFGLHQAIACAEAGVTLISPFVGRILDWYKKDTGRDSYPAAEDPGVLSVTKIYNYYKKFGYKTEVMGASFRNLGEITELAGSDLLTISPSLLAELQSTVGELPRKLDPAKVASLEIEKISIDKASYDKMHAADRMATDKLDEGIKGFTKALEDLEKLLADRLVRLEGEVVASH from the coding sequence ATGTCTAAGAATTTACTGGAACAATTGCGAGAAGTGACTGTTGTAGTTGCAGATACGGGGGATATCCAGGCAATTGAAAAGTTCAAACCTCAAGATGCCACCACCAATCCTTCTCTGATTACTGCTGCGGCACAAATGCCAGAATATCAGGGAATTGTCGATCAAACTTTACTGCAAGCGAAAAAAGATGCTGGAGCCGGAGCCACCCAAGCACAGATAGTTTCTCTAGCTTTTGACCGTTTGGCAGTTGCCTTTGGCTTAAAGATTTTACAAATTATTCCTGGTCGCGTGTCTACAGAAGTAGATGCTCGCTTGTCTTACGATACCGAAGCTACCCTGACTAAGGCACGGGACTTAATTGCCCAGTATAAAGCTGCTGGAGTTGGCCGCGATCGCGTCTTAATTAAAATTGCCACCACCTGGGAAGGCATTCGCGCTGCGGAAATTCTCGAAAAAGAAGGTATTCACTGTAACCTTACCTTGTTGTTTGGTCTTCACCAAGCGATCGCTTGTGCAGAAGCCGGCGTTACCCTCATTTCTCCCTTCGTCGGTCGGATTCTTGACTGGTATAAAAAAGATACCGGACGCGATAGCTACCCAGCAGCCGAAGATCCAGGAGTTTTGTCTGTCACCAAAATCTACAACTACTACAAGAAATTCGGCTATAAAACCGAAGTCATGGGAGCTAGCTTCCGTAACCTTGGTGAAATTACTGAACTTGCAGGTAGTGATTTACTGACAATTTCGCCATCACTTCTAGCTGAATTGCAGTCAACTGTTGGAGAACTACCCCGCAAACTTGACCCCGCCAAGGTAGCAAGCTTGGAAATCGAAAAGATATCCATTGACAAAGCTAGCTATGACAAAATGCACGCTGCTGACCGTATGGCAACTGACAAACTAGACGAAGGCATTAAAGGTTTCACCAAGGCATTAGAAGACCTGGAAAAACTTTTAGCAGACCGACTAGTTCGCCTTGAAGGAGAGGTAGTAGCAAGTCATTAG
- a CDS encoding DUF2891 domain-containing protein, translating into MPSDNLEINEKIAAQFAQLVLDCIEREYPNSNLYWADSDEDIKPPRKLTPAFYGCLDWHSAVHGHWLLVRLMRYFPEASFNAASKQALNQSLTPEKIQGEIAHFQRLPFYEFPYGVAWFLQLTAELHEWNHPQAKEWRVVLEPLEKLIADNLQRWIDKLKLPNRTGMHSQTAFALGLMLDWARITENTDFIQLVKNKARQFYLSDRNYSLQFEPLGYDFLSPGLAEADLMRRVLPTTDFTDWLTDFLPQIPIDNSVNWLQPATVDNPQDYMQAHFWGLNLSRAWMLEGIISRLANSDRRIETLRSAALHHRRHGLTDVVIEHYAASHWLGTFAIYLLTNRGLLLMSAERRDSSRLYKS; encoded by the coding sequence GTGCCATCCGATAATTTAGAGATAAATGAAAAAATTGCAGCACAATTTGCTCAATTAGTGCTGGATTGTATCGAGCGGGAGTATCCCAACAGTAATCTGTATTGGGCTGATAGTGACGAGGATATAAAACCACCGCGTAAATTGACTCCTGCTTTTTATGGCTGCTTAGATTGGCATTCAGCCGTACATGGTCACTGGTTGCTAGTACGTCTGATGCGTTATTTTCCTGAAGCCTCTTTTAATGCTGCTTCAAAGCAAGCACTTAACCAGAGCCTAACACCTGAGAAAATTCAAGGAGAGATTGCCCATTTTCAACGGCTACCCTTTTATGAATTTCCTTATGGTGTGGCATGGTTTCTGCAACTAACTGCGGAACTTCATGAATGGAATCATCCTCAAGCAAAAGAATGGCGGGTTGTATTGGAACCGCTAGAAAAGTTGATTGCAGATAACTTACAGCGCTGGATTGACAAACTCAAACTCCCAAATCGCACAGGGATGCATAGCCAAACAGCTTTTGCACTTGGTTTGATGCTAGACTGGGCAAGGATTACCGAAAATACTGATTTTATTCAGTTAGTGAAGAACAAAGCACGGCAATTTTATCTGAGCGATCGCAACTACTCGTTACAATTTGAGCCGCTTGGCTACGATTTTCTCTCTCCTGGACTTGCTGAAGCGGATTTAATGCGGCGAGTCTTGCCAACAACAGATTTTACCGACTGGCTAACCGATTTTCTTCCACAAATACCCATTGACAATTCAGTAAATTGGTTACAACCTGCCACAGTAGATAATCCTCAAGATTATATGCAAGCCCACTTCTGGGGACTTAATCTCAGTCGTGCTTGGATGCTTGAGGGGATCATATCTAGATTAGCAAATAGCGATCGCCGCATCGAAACACTCCGCTCTGCTGCCCTTCATCATCGTCGGCATGGACTAACAGATGTTGTAATTGAACATTATGCAGCTAGTCACTGGCTAGGAACTTTTGCTATTTATCTCCTAACAAATCGTGGATTGCTCCTTATGAGTGCTGAGAGACGCGATTCATCGCGTCTGTACAAAAGTTAG
- the lnt gene encoding apolipoprotein N-acyltransferase — protein MQKKQSKKQGELALQGRQGERFISLLPWFIVLASGILMGLTVAPVGAWFLAWIALVPLWVLVVTSAKGKNQSPPAFFWGIGFHGVALFWITGIHPMTWLGVPWWPSLAITLFCWGFISVLGGIFVAIWAAVMVRLGSQKPWLRVLIGTAVWCGLESLWSAGPLWWSSLAYTQSPHNLVIVHLGQLSGPNTVTAAIVAVNGLIAEGWTNRRDAESAERISSVSCQLLQRGEPPQRTGFSAPLRFVNKYWVSATGLLITLHLIGFILYSRPIAQPPEAALKVGIIQGNIPNRLLRSSEGFRRAQENYTNGYLTLADQGVDAVFTPEGALPIFQRNLMQTALVAAVKEKGVVAWIGAFGERGESYTISLFTFNSKGEIVSRYDKSKLVPLGEYIPFEGILGGIVQRLSPLEAHQVPGSANQIFDTPFGRAIASICYESAFPEQFRRQAAAGGQFILSSSNDAHYTASMPFQHHAQDIMRAIETDRWSARATNTGYSAFLDPHGRTLWISGYNTYETHAETIYRRQTQTLYVRWGDWLTPLLLISSGGVWLAIKLSNTKKI, from the coding sequence ATGCAGAAGAAGCAGAGTAAGAAGCAGGGGGAACTGGCGTTGCAGGGGAGGCAGGGGGAGAGGTTTATCTCTTTGCTTCCTTGGTTTATTGTCTTAGCTAGCGGCATTTTAATGGGGCTAACTGTAGCCCCAGTAGGTGCGTGGTTCTTGGCTTGGATTGCCCTAGTACCCTTATGGGTACTAGTTGTCACTTCAGCCAAAGGCAAAAACCAATCCCCTCCTGCTTTCTTCTGGGGTATTGGTTTTCACGGTGTCGCCCTATTCTGGATTACCGGAATTCACCCGATGACATGGTTGGGCGTTCCTTGGTGGCCGAGTTTGGCAATCACGCTTTTTTGTTGGGGATTTATCAGTGTCTTGGGTGGGATATTCGTTGCGATTTGGGCGGCTGTGATGGTTCGCCTGGGCAGTCAAAAACCGTGGTTGCGTGTATTGATTGGTACAGCCGTCTGGTGTGGATTAGAGAGTCTGTGGAGTGCGGGGCCTCTGTGGTGGAGTTCTCTTGCTTACACGCAAAGTCCGCACAATCTCGTAATTGTCCATTTGGGTCAACTCTCTGGGCCTAATACTGTGACAGCAGCGATCGTTGCTGTTAATGGTTTAATTGCTGAAGGATGGACGAACCGCAGAGACGCAGAGAGCGCAGAGAGAATTTCCTCTGTGTCGTGCCAGTTGCTACAACGGGGGGAACCCCCGCAACGCACTGGCTTCTCTGCGCCTCTGCGGTTCGTTAATAAATACTGGGTTAGCGCCACGGGACTATTAATTACCTTACACTTGATTGGTTTTATCTTATATAGCCGTCCCATCGCCCAACCCCCAGAAGCAGCCTTAAAAGTGGGGATTATTCAGGGTAATATCCCGAACCGACTTTTACGAAGTTCCGAAGGGTTTCGTCGCGCCCAAGAAAATTACACTAATGGGTATCTAACTTTAGCAGACCAGGGTGTAGATGCAGTCTTTACCCCAGAAGGAGCCTTACCCATTTTCCAGCGCAACTTGATGCAAACTGCCTTAGTCGCAGCAGTGAAGGAAAAAGGTGTAGTTGCTTGGATTGGCGCTTTTGGCGAACGGGGAGAGAGTTATACAATTAGCTTGTTTACTTTCAACAGTAAAGGTGAAATTGTCAGCCGCTATGATAAGTCAAAGCTAGTACCTTTGGGAGAATATATTCCCTTTGAAGGAATTTTAGGCGGAATAGTTCAACGGTTGTCGCCTTTGGAGGCACACCAAGTACCGGGTTCAGCCAATCAGATATTTGACACTCCTTTTGGTCGGGCGATCGCTAGTATATGTTATGAATCGGCTTTTCCTGAACAATTTCGCCGTCAAGCTGCTGCGGGTGGGCAATTTATCCTCAGTTCGTCTAACGATGCCCATTACACTGCATCCATGCCATTCCAGCACCATGCACAGGATATCATGCGGGCAATTGAAACCGATCGATGGTCAGCACGAGCAACGAATACCGGATATTCAGCCTTTCTAGATCCTCACGGCAGAACCTTGTGGATATCTGGCTATAATACTTACGAAACTCATGCTGAGACAATTTATCGCCGACAGACACAAACTTTATATGTGCGTTGGGGTGATTGGTTGACACCGTTGTTGTTGATATCCTCTGGAGGAGTTTGGCTAGCAATTAAACTTAGCAATACCAAAAAAATATAA
- the gap gene encoding type I glyceraldehyde-3-phosphate dehydrogenase: MTKLKVGINGFGRIGRLVLRAGIDNPNIEFVGINDLVPPDNLAYLLKYDSTHGKLKHNIEAKEDGILVDGHFIPCVSVRNPADLPWGKLGADYVVESTGLFTDYEGAANHLKAGAKRVVISAPTKDPDKVTTLLMGVNHHLFNPSKDIIVSNASCTTNCLAPIAKVINDNFGLTEGLMTTVHAMTATQPTVDGPSKKDWRGGRGASQNIIPSSTGAAKAVALVLPELKGRLTGMALRVPTPDVSVVDLTFKTAKATSYKEICAVMKEAAAGSLAGILGYTDEEVVSTDFQGDTHSSIFDAGAGIELNSNFFKVIAWYDNEWGYSNRVIDLMLSMSQKEQLAPTAVV; the protein is encoded by the coding sequence TTGACTAAATTGAAAGTTGGTATCAATGGCTTCGGTAGAATCGGGCGACTCGTGCTTCGCGCTGGCATCGATAATCCCAACATCGAGTTTGTGGGCATTAACGACCTAGTACCACCAGATAACCTCGCTTACCTCTTAAAGTACGACTCAACCCACGGTAAATTAAAGCACAATATTGAAGCCAAGGAAGACGGCATCCTTGTTGATGGGCACTTTATTCCTTGTGTCTCTGTGAGAAATCCAGCAGATTTACCCTGGGGAAAATTAGGTGCAGATTATGTAGTCGAATCTACGGGACTTTTTACTGACTACGAAGGAGCCGCAAACCACCTAAAAGCAGGTGCAAAGCGCGTAGTAATTTCTGCTCCCACCAAAGATCCAGATAAAGTTACTACTCTGCTAATGGGTGTCAATCATCACCTATTTAATCCCAGCAAAGATATCATTGTCTCTAATGCTAGCTGCACTACAAACTGTTTAGCTCCCATAGCCAAGGTCATCAATGACAACTTTGGTTTGACTGAGGGATTGATGACCACAGTTCATGCTATGACTGCCACTCAGCCAACTGTAGACGGCCCCAGCAAAAAAGACTGGCGGGGTGGTCGAGGTGCAAGTCAGAATATTATTCCCTCCTCCACAGGCGCAGCTAAAGCCGTAGCACTGGTTTTACCAGAATTGAAGGGTAGATTGACTGGTATGGCATTACGAGTTCCGACTCCCGATGTCTCTGTAGTTGATTTAACTTTCAAAACTGCCAAAGCCACCAGTTACAAAGAAATTTGTGCTGTCATGAAGGAGGCTGCCGCAGGTTCACTAGCGGGGATTTTGGGATACACAGATGAAGAAGTAGTTTCCACAGATTTTCAAGGCGATACCCATTCCAGTATCTTCGACGCAGGTGCTGGGATTGAATTGAATTCAAACTTCTTTAAGGTAATTGCTTGGTATGACAACGAGTGGGGCTACTCGAATCGTGTAATTGACCTGATGTTATCTATGTCACAAAAGGAACAACTCGCCCCAACAGCTGTTGTATAA